The Setaria viridis chromosome 2, Setaria_viridis_v4.0, whole genome shotgun sequence DNA window CTTACAACTTAGTTTGATCAAACACTAGTAATAGATTTGTTTTATTGCCGAAGACGCATTGCCCATACGCCCAAGCAAAATAATGTAGATCAATTATACGATTGAAATATAGAAAGTTAGGTCCTTTGGGTTTTTCTTTACTCTAAAGAACTTTCCTGTTTCATCATAAGTATAACTCTGGAGCAATATGCCAataacttatttgcttattgccTTTGATGTTATCTTATTTTTCTATCTACTCAATATTTCATTTCTGGACAGTCAGTTGTTGAACTTGGAGTTAGACAATGGATCTGGAGACAGAGAATCGTCTTGCCTCTTTACTACTTGAAGAGGCACGTAGATTACAGGCTGAGGCTGACAGGGAAGGTGTTCATGCATATCTGCGAAAGCCTAATGTAAGGCATCGCCCAAACTCACGGTTCCTCACAGCCACAGTTCGTGGAGTTCAGCAAGGTTAGGATTGTGCTCCTTTGAATTGCCCTGGTGTTAGTTTCTTGAATGATGAACCTGCATCAAATCTTTTGTGCATCTGAATTGAAATACGCTGTTGTCCTGCAGCAAACCGTGTTGTGGAGGTCAATGAAATGTGGCATGCTAGGGAAAAGGAACTGGAGTTGGAGTCAAAGATGAAAGGCAGAAGTAAAGATCGTGATGATTATAGAGGCGAGAAGCGGAAAAGTGAATTGAGAAACCATAGCTCTAGCTCAAGGGTTCAACAAGAAGGGACTACTTATAACATTTCTTACTCAGACCAGGAGGATGGTCTCAGGGATGATGAAATTGAAAGATTTCTTCATTCTAGGTCAGTTTGAATATTCATTATTTTCTTTAATGCCATAAATATCCATTATTTTTTTATGTAACACCTGCATATAACAATATTATTTTACTCGTGATCTTATATGAATAACCACACAATCTGTGTACACCTTCAATAGTACTCCCTTTGTCCGTCAATCTAAGgtgttttttgttttgaaaaagtTAAACTTTTGTAGATTTTGGCCAACAACTTAGTTAGATTATATGTATGTTCGAAATACTACATTTGTATCAATAGATCAGTATTCGAAATACTTTTAGGATGATGTTGATTTTGTAGCAATTGACAATATAATGTAAGAGAAATCAATGATCGAAATCTACTTTTAAAGACTTCCTTGAGTCCTCGTAAAATACGCCTTACATTGATGGATGGTGGGAGTACCACATTATCTATGCGTGGTAAAGAATAAAAAACCACATTATTCTATTGATGATGGCTTGTATCCTATAATGTGGTATATTTAAATATGCTGTTTACCGTTCTATCTTTTACCTCTTTCCTTGTGTTTCCTATCAGCAATTTTGTTGGTAACATGTGTATTCTTGCTATTTTGTTAGGGTGAAGCGAGGGCGTGGGGCCATTGGTTCTCGGATGGATGAGCCTGGTCCATACCTTGATTCGTCGTCTCGTGGTCATGATATTGGACCTAGTGCTGATATACGTATGGAAGAAAAATGGGAACGTCGAGTACAAGGCCCAGAGAAGCCTTCATTTTTGAGATCCAAGTCTCCTGACGATCATTGGTGTAAGGAAATGTTGGATGGAAGGGGATCGAGCTCTGAACCACAGagcaagaaggaaaagaaaaggaagtctgggaaaaaagagaagcgagataaaaagaaagaaaaggatgcgAAGAAGTCCAAGCATCGCCATCACAAAAGCCGAAGAAGGGAGTGAACGAGTGATGTTCTGTTAGCGGGCAGAAAAATGTACACAACAGTTCTGCCCCAAAAGTAACAGCTAGCTGATAGTTTGCTGTAACTTGAAGCCTGTACTGTATAGGAAACATGACATCGTGTAGAATGGATTACGTGTTCTTATAATACTGTGTTGTTGCGGTTTTAATATCTGAAAGAACTGTCttgttattttttcttttccatgttGCATGTTAACATCTCCACATTCGAAGCAAACTCTGATTGTCATTTCAATTCACCCATAACAGGGAATTAGCAATGTCAAAAGCACAAGCAAATCGGTAAGAAAGACTGTCAACAAGGCAGTGTCTGGGCTGGATTTAACAACCTCCTTTGCCTTCGTCTCCTTTCCTGTTTGCTTTGCCCACTCCCCAACTTCTTAGCATTCCATTCCACAAGAACTTTTTTGGGCAGGTAAGCAGTTTAAGATTCAACACAGTTGCTGTTCATTATAACAGCTACTACGTAGTATGAATGCTTGACACAAGACAGATGACCTTAGacttctcttttttcttctggTGTAGGTGCATGAGATGGTGAGGctaaaggaggaggaggtttgTGCAGAGCCAGTTTCTGATAGACATCCCGCATCTCTGGCCTAAACTGAGGAGAAGTTTGCAGGCAAGCAAATGCCACTTCCACAAGAACAGcaacttctttcttctccacaaCTGTTGGTGTTAATGGGCGCTTGTCCAACATATCCTCCATCGCAAGCTCTTGATGCTGTCCTGTGGCAGCAAGGGACTGCAGCTCCATGGGGTATCTCCCCATAACAATCTCCAGCACAACTACACCAAAGCTGTAGACATCGCATTTTGTTGTCACCACTGATGTGTAAGAAAGCTCtgcatcaaaataaaaaatctgAATCAATAATATAATCAAACATCAAACCAAACTGCATTATATTTGATATTTTCAAATGGTAACAAGAATATATTTACTCTGTAGAAGAAACTAACTGAGCACATACCGGGTGCTATATAACCATATGTTCCTGCTAGTTCACTCCAATTGGATGAATCAGGCTTTAGCATCCTTGCTATTCCAAAATCTGAAACATAAGCATTGAAATCTGCATCTAGCACGATGTTGTTACTTGTTATATCACGATGGATTATTGGTGGGTCGCATTCATGGTGCAAGTAGTAGATAGCCTGAGCCACGTCCCTTGCAACAGCAACTCGCTTCTGCCAGTCCAAGTCCTTTGCAAGTTCCTCATTTCCCAGGATAACATGAAGGTTTCCTCTCTCAATGTAATCATACACTAGAAATTTGTACCTTGGATGGGAACAAAACCCATACATCTTGACGATGCTTCTATGCCGGATCTTTGTCAACACTTTGATTTCACTAAGAAATCTTTTTTCATCGCTCATCGCCTCTTCAGTTTGGTGAAGCCTTTTCACTGCAACCAATCTCCCCTCTTGAAGCTGAGCTTTGTAGACAGTGCCATACCCTCCTGAGCCAACGATGTACCTATCACTGAAGTTTTCTGTTGCCCTACTAATATCCTCAAATGCTAGTTTCCCGTCGAAGTTCCACACTGAAAGCACATCTCTTGTATCTGTGGCCGTAGTTTTTTGTGGTCTTTTCCTTTTGGGAATAATTATAActataataaaaattatgatGATAACAGCTATGCACACTGGGATAGAAATAGCTAGCACGAAGCTGTGAATTCTTCTTTTGTGATATTCCACTATTGGAGCTGGAGGGCATGTTGGCAGGCCCGAGATATTACCACAGAGACCTTTGTTGTGGACGAACCATGTTATTGAGGCATCAAGGAATAGTCGTCCCTCTGGAACCGGTCCTTCCAAATTGTTGTATGACACATCAAGTGTTGACAAACTAATCATTCTACCGAAGGAGGATGGAATGCTTCCATTGAACTGATTGTGTGAGAGGTTCAGGAACTCCAACATTCCCAAGTTCCCGAGCTGTGCTGGTAGCTCACCTGTGAGCTTGTTGCTGCTTAGATCCAATACAATCTGCAGGTTCTCCAGGTTACCAATGGCCAATGGCAAATATCCACTCAAGTTGTTGTGGTCAATCATCAAGCACTGTAGTTTAGTACAACTGCCAAGCTCTTCTGGTATCGACCCGCTAAACTTATTGTGAGATATATCAAGGAACTGCAAATTTCTCATCCGACCAAGTTCAGAAGGTATATGACCAGAAAATTGGTTACGTGATAGGTTGAGCGAGTACATGTTGCCTAGATTGCCTAATTCTGGTGGTATGTTGCCAGTTAAGTTGTTTGTGTGTAGTGAAAGTGCCACCAGGTTTACCAGGTTTGATAACTCCAGTGGCAAGCTCCCAGAAATCATGTTTTCAGAAATAATCATCTTTGTTAAATTGATGCTTAAAGCCCATGTTTTTGACAATTGCCCACTGAGGTTGTTTCGTCTTAAGCCTACTTCAATAAGATGTGGGTATGGCCCAAGATTTGATATATCTCCCATCAGGTGGTTGAAAGACAGGCCAAGCTGCTTCAGGCTGTTGCATGTTTGAAGGCTCTTAGGAATGGTGCCCGTGAACAAGTTGTCACCAACGTTGAACCATTGGAGTTTCCCTCCTTTGCAGAAACCAGAGGGCAACTCCCCCGTGAGAGAGTTATTTGATAGATAGAGCGTAACTAAGTGTGTAAGATTTGCTAATTCCCGAGGCAGAGGACCTGACAGCATGTTGCCAAAGAGTGTTAGCGTTGTGATGCTTGTGAGGTTCGCAAGAGTTGCAGGAATTGAACCTGAGAGCTGGTTCAAGGATAGATGCACCGTGTTGATACCCACTAAAGTGCCAAGCTCTTCTGGGATTGAGCCCACAAACTGGTTGTCAAAAAGGTCAAGGTTGAATAGGTTAGTAAGGTTACCCAAGCTGGAAGGAACGGGGCCACTCATTTGGTTCCCAAATAAAACTAGAGTGCTCAGATTGAGCAGCAACCCTATCTCTTGGGGAAGGAATCCACTGATCTCATTGTTAAGGAGATAAACTGAGTTTAGCTCTGTGAGATTCGCCAAGGAGACTGGGATTCCACCACTCAATCGGTTATCCGAAAGGTCAAGCCAAAACAAGTTGATGAGATTGCCTACAGAATATGGTATGAAACCTGATAGATGGTTGCTGCTAAGGATCAACATACTTAGTCTGGTCAAGTTCCCTAGGTTTTCTGGTATTTGGCCAGTTAGCGAGTTGACACTGAGATCAAGGTAGGAGAGTGCATTCAGGGAGGTGACAGACGGTGGGATTTCTCCATGAAGGCTGTTGAAGCTGAGATCGATGTATGTGAGGAATGGGAGTGCTGAGAAGTTGAGCTCACCAATCTGGCCATTGATGCTGGAGTTCTTCAGGGAGATTCTGGTCACCACCAGCGATTTGCGGTTGCCACGGTGCACCGTGCTGCACGCGATGCCCGTCCAGTTGCTGCTGCATGGGCTCATTCCCTGCCGCCATGAGTCCAGTGCCACCGAGCTTCGCAGGGTGGATTTCCACTGAAAGAGAGCTTCTTCCTGGGATCGCAGAGACACGCCTCCATGATGCGTCACCGCATCAGCGTGCAGGTAGAGGCAACCTACCAGGAACAAGGTAAAAACTAGCGCTAGTGTGGGTTGCACCTTTGAGTGGAAAGTTTCCATGatttcttctttgttttctaGGTACGTAGAACGAGAGATGGTCGCTTTGTCGAATTGGAATTGGAGGCTATACATGGTGTGCTGCGCGTATATGTAGCGACATCTGATAACAGTGGCCTGGACATGTATATTACACTGAAGGAAAAGCAAAGGACTTACAAGTATTGAATTCATTCAAGTTGGCATTTGGCTCCATTCAACAGTGCATACTAGTCGTTTCCTCTTGAACTGGAAGCTTCATTTTTCCTTCACGCCAGCCAACTAATATAAAGTACTTCGATTCTGACCTAAATGCGCTGAAATGTATGAAAAAGCACTCAGGTCCCTATCTTTCATTGTGTGGACAGCCTAGCATGCATAGACTATCCCTGCGGTCACGAAAGTGTCCTTGTTTTGAGAAATAATGCAGTTAATAGAAAAATGAAACTTTAGCCATATCGACATCATATCTTTTTTCAAAATTAGGATTGGACATGTGGAAACCATTTGAGTGTATAGAATTTATCTTGAAAAGCAATTTTATAATTTTACGATTTTAATTTTACGTACGTAAAAATTAATTCCTCCCTTTACCACAAATCTTGATAGAGAAAGGAAGCATATAGAGATTGATCAACAAGAGCTAGAAGACTTCAATAGTGCCGGGTCAAGCATGCTTGACAGCGATAACCTCATTCCAAGTTAATGCGGTAGCTGACAAGAAGACTTGACCACATGGGATATATCAAGTCATTATAAGCATGCACGGGTGCTTTCAGTCCAACTTGTTTCCTAGTAGCATGCTAGGTGGGGAAATAATAATTGGACAATCGAAAGACTCTGCTGCCTGCTTGATGGACAACAACTGCTGGACTCTCAGTCTGCCGGTCGTCACAACATGTACAGTCCAGCACATCGATCAGCACGGTCGGATTACAGGGCCATTCATAAGCAAAATTTCCAATCAACAGCCTGATATtatcatgcatttttttttgtttttatgaAGTAGTAGAGCTCGCAATCATGGGTATTTTTGTGCTATCTCAGGTAGAACGAAGGAGATTTGGTATTGCAATAACAACAACATTTATTGGTGTTTTGGACAAATTACATAGGCCGACAAATCATCACGGAAGTCGTTCCTAGTGGGAGCCCGATCTCAGCTGCTGAAGCGACGTCATTCTACTGACCGGGCATGTTTTAACTTGCAACTGTTATGCTTTGGAGTTCACAccgtggtaaaaaaaaaaggaaaaaaaagttgtaTTTTCACCCTCCAACTATCAGCCTGATTTCCAACCTACAGAAGGAGCATCCAATTATCAAAATCGGACATAAAGGACCATCCAATTGGCAAATTTTGCCCTTTTTAGTTTCAAGGGTGGTTCTGCATTTCCTAGAAATTTTAAAATTTAGATTTAATTAAAACATCATAATTAATTCATTtcaaaatcaaaaaaatatgaaattgttactaaattttttttctaaaaacatAGCCTGTGTGTTTGTACCCTATTTGAAGTCGTTTACATTTTATTTGTTACTATTCctagtattttattttattgatcATAATAAAACACAAGGAACATGAACAAATAAGTTCAAATAACACCAAATAGGCCACCAACACATATGTTACATTTTCAGAAATTTTTTTGGCacaaatttgatatttttcctGATTTCAAATGCATTAGTTATGAGTTTCTTTTATTAAACCTAAACTTTTTCAATTCATAGGATGGCCACCCATAAAATCACCCAAAGGGCTAAAGGGTCAAATTTGTTCAGttttgatagttggatggtcATCCATGACCAGTTCTGTAGATTGAAAATCAGACTTTTGTGATAGTTGGAGGGTGAAAATAGAACTTTCTCTTAAAAAATAAGACTTTGCCACACTGTGCACGTACGTGACACAAAGGTGCGAAAGAATTGTTGATAAAGAAAGAAAGCGGATAGATCAACTAGAAGACTAATAAAGCAGTGCCGGATCTAGCATACATGACAACAATGTCCTTTGATGTTAACACGGTGGCTGACAAGGAGACTTGACTATTTTGAAACCAGAGTCATTATATAGTCTGTGGCCAAATCTCGCTCTCTCTGGTAGAAGCACTGCAGCAGCATTGGATCATGATCAAGAAGAGGAGCTAGGGATTTGGCTGGGTCGATTTTGGGTCGGTTGTCAGTGGAACTGGGCTTTAGCATGTGCTAAGTAGGCCCACCTCATCAGTTCCctgaggtaaaaaaaaaagatgtttcAAACCGGTGTCATTTTGACGGAAAACTAGCAGCACGGGTAGAGAAGGGATTGAAAAATTCAAATAGTAGCATATAATGGAAgcgaaggatttttttttagagAGCAACGCTTAACGCCGACCTGAACATTTGACTGAGACAGGCAAGTTTGGCATACAAGATTTGTGGAAAGGGTGGTACCAAAGAAAAGATATAAAGTGCTTCCACCATATATGAAGTTGTATCGTTATTTCACTTTGGTATAACAAGTTGCAAAcattgcacccaccatacacTAAATTGTCTATTGCGTGCATATACAGTCCACTGTACACCAGTAGTGCGTATTCTGCAGACAAGGCACATTGACGAGGACATGGAAGGGTCTAGGCGCTTTCTAGAAGAACGTGAGGGGCAAAAACACAAAATCCACATTCAGATTGTAAGTGCACCGGCAAAACAAAAAAACTGCAGCATAAATTCCATTTTCATCATATTGTCGCTAAAGTATTCGTGAGCTGATACTACTATGTAGAATGCCATGGCATTTTGAGAGGACTCAAATGTACAGCATCCAAAGTGAGACATATTGATAAGAAATATGAAAAATTTAGTACGTCTTGCATTGTCAAATGTAGTGACATTCACAACACCAAATATAGTCCTAAAATAAAGTgattttttgtttctcctttctttatttataaagtgattttttgtttctcctttctttattttatttaagaTTGCTGGATCCTATACTGGTTTTATACGGAACCTGGAAAAGGTATTATCTTCCCAAGACCATACCTATTCCCTATCCCAAATGTTATGCCTCCACCTCAGTATACGATGCAGTAAAAATTTCGTAGGCGCCATTTTCAACCGTATGTCACTATATTCCGCAAGTTAATGTATGGTATtgtcatatttgcaatttgttGGATCAAAATGAAACAACGATGCAACTTCATGTACGGTGAATGCACTTTACTGAAAAATCTATTGCGTATATTACATTTACAATTGGATCTCCTTCCCCCAATTCCAAGGATATAGCTTTACTGAGTCAAGGAGGAAGCACGGTGGAGCCCGCAATGTTGAGTTTCCACTCGCCCGGAGGTTTTCACCCTCGCGGTCGATCAGCGTCACGACAAGCACATGGCAGGTCCCACCATTTCATTCTCTTTCCACCTTCTGCAGTCCTCAACCGTATGCATATGATGGGCCCTGCAACCTTATCTAATCTTTTCCTCTCCCGTTCACTTTTCTTTTACcagctctctctcctctcctcaaGCCGAATCAGTCGTCAGGCCCTGGATTTCAAAAAGTTCTCtaaatttttcttcaaaattttccCCCAAATGTTTTTCTATGAACTTTTTGTCGTATAATTCTATCTGGTCGCCCTTAAATTCGACTGCCCCGGTGGAGCCAGAGCACTACCACCAGATCAGAGGCAGCAAAGGGCATGTAAGGGAATGCTATAGTTTTCTACTGCACATAAagaatttataaaaaaaaatcaaaggaatTCACTAGTAGGTGACCACCATGTATGTTACTATCAAAATTCTCCAAGCGAAAAGATCAGCTGCTGCCTGGATTGCTTGCAACCACATGGTCCACATACACATGTGGCGTAGTGCCTTCTCCGATCCACTGGGCTGCTGCTAGCAAGCCTGCACACTGGCCGGCCGGGTGGTCAAAGTTGGCGTGCGTGGCTTGTCGGTCGTCACCCGTGGTCATCTGGCACAGCTCCTGTGGTTCTCGTCACTCACCGCAGAAGCTTCGTCCAGTACGTGGAAGCTACTGAGACAAACAAACGCGCCTACTTATCTGCCTGAGCTCTGTATCGGttgccatggcggcgacggcgagcataGGCGGCGGCAGAAGGCTGGCGTTGGCGGCCACGCtgctctgcgccgccgcggccatggccgcggcACAGAAGGCATCCGGCGTGCGCGTCACCTACGATTGGACGTCATCTTACCGCCCGCAGGAGACCAACTGGGACCTCAAGAGCTCCAGCGTGTACTGCGCCACCGCCACATTTGACGTCATGCCACTGTCATGGCGCATGAAGTACGGTTGGACGTCCTTCTGCGGACACGTCGAACCCGGCGGGGACATCTGAGGCGTGTTCTAAATTTTGATCTTTTTTAGGTGCACTGATCGGTGTCCTGCACAcagtaaataaaaaataaaagatataTCCATTCCATGCTATGCTGCAGGTGCTGGGACGGGTAAAATCACAGTGAGGATCGTGGACCGGTTGCTCCAACGGCGGCCTGGACCTGGAATACGACACCTCGTTCAGCAAGATCGACTCCGACGGCCAGGGCGTGAACAACGGCCACCTCACCGTAAGCTACCAGTTCGTCGACTGCCATGATGATGATTTGCCTCCGCCAGCGACGCCGGCCATTGTGACACCAGCGCCGCATGTTGTACCGCCGCCTAGCTAGGAACATAAGGCTGCACAATTTCATTGTACGATTATCAAAACTGAGAATCAGGTAATTGTGCTAGCAGAGtgttatggggatgaaacttctTTCACATATGATAAAACTTTTCTCATAAATGATCTTGCTAAATCAGCAAAATTACGAACGTGACATGAAATTTAATATCcattaaaatttttatgaaACTTCATTGAAAATGGCGTAACTACATGCGTATCATTCGTACATCCCCAGCTGCGTTTGTGTGAGCGTACTCGAATACTTCCGGCGCCGCAAATATAAGAATTTCTAGCAATTCTAGGataacgcaaaaaaaaaaagagaaagtccATTCTGCCCATCATTAAACAACATGGATAGACGGATAAAATATTAATGAATTTTTAATAACTAAAAGACCAGCTCGAGCTATTCGATTGCGCATTGTGAGTCACAAGTCAAAcgttttcacgcgaaatatgaaGGATCTTCCTTTATTAGCATCCCACCTATACTTCATTACTAATAGCACTAGCAGTTAGTTTAAGTACCCTTATTTAAAACATCGGTCAATTATCTACGCATCTAAATGACTACTTCCTCCagcccaaattataagtcgttttgactttattagattcatagactttattatgcacttagatataccccatatctagatgcatgataatatctatgcatctaaaaaagccaaaacgaactataatttggaacggagggagtataagaaAATCAACTAAAAGTTGTGGTCCGAATAGCCTCATTGTTTAATGTAAAGTTTGTCTCCATCCCGAGCCttatagaaaaattatgaatttatCAAATAAGTTAAAAATCAAAATACAAATGCATCATGCCAGCTCAAAGTGCCAACATGGAGAGATACAGATAGTAACTGAGGTATCGATGCTTGTGGATAACACTAGTAGAACTTATGTGCTACTAACTCGACTTATCAGTATCTGTTCAAATTTTAACCGACATGCCACACCTCACACAGTCAGATTGCTTAATGAAGTCCTCATGAGAAGCTGGCCATCCACAATAATTTTTTGTAATTACATTATTCATATCAACATACCCTAATAATATATGTGAAATTTTTGTTTATATATCATTTTGGGGGCATACAGGCATAGTTTTGATCACCGCCTTGGTTGTTCCACTACTTGTATCCTTTTTGTGCTTGGTATTTTATCTTCGATTCAGAAATCACCAAAAAGGTCAGCTATCTATATGCAACAACTACTCTAGTCTGTTTGGTAGatctccatctgattctgattttctatgggagctgattctccgagagaagtgattctgcggctgaaagtgattctctttgattctctaacgtaaactcttaaaatcaggatagagaatcacttcacagaatcaagagaagctacttttttcagctcctaacctcttagttcattttagagaatcacttctctctgaaaaactgtttAGCAGATCTTCTGCTAgattcagcagagaatcagctctatGTGCTCTACCAAACGCACCCTGAATACTCACCTCTATCAAGAGTTCGAGACATTAGGCTTTAACTTTTAAGATGCTATATGCTTGAATGTAGGTAAAGGTACAAAGGACAAGACAAAGATTAACGTTCAGGACAATGAAGCACCGGTTTGGGGAATAGAAGGAAGAAGTACAGAATTCACGATTATGAATTTTCGCAAATATTACAGGCTACGTGTAActtttcagaagaaaacaaactTGGACAAGGAGGTTTTGGTCCAGTCTACAAGGTAAGATAAAGATAACGCACTTGGACAgccataaataaataaagataaAGTTTGGGCTGGAGGGAGTTTTTCCCAATGATTGCAAGTCAGCAAGTGTAAGATGTTTCTTGTGAAGTTAAAAAAATCTTACTAGAAGTTGCATTCTGGAAATCCCTTAGATGTCATGAAAGTAactatttttttctaattttctttGTTAGAAGATAACTGAAATCAATTGAATAGCAAACGATTAGTACTAATCAAAACCTCAGTTGAATTCCTCTCTAGGGTCAATTTCCAGATGGGTTGGAGATAGCAGTTAAGAGGCTTGCTCCACATTCAGGGCAAGGTTTCACAGAATTCAAAAGTGAAATCCAGCTCGTAGCCAAGCTCCAACACACAAATCTGGTCAGGCTTTTGAGATTCTGCTCCCAGGGAGAGGAGAAAATACTCATCTATGAATATTTGCCAAATAAAAGCTTGGACTTCTTTATTTTTGGTACCACTTTTAACGCAAAAACAGGGTACAGGTTCAGGGTTCCAAAGATGAT harbors:
- the LOC117845398 gene encoding uncharacterized protein, which encodes MDLETENRLASLLLEEARRLQAEADREGVHAYLRKPNVRHRPNSRFLTATVRGVQQANRVVEVNEMWHAREKELELESKMKGRSKDRDDYRGEKRKSELRNHSSSSRVQQEGTTYNISYSDQEDGLRDDEIERFLHSRVKRGRGAIGSRMDEPGPYLDSSSRGHDIGPSADIRMEEKWERRVQGPEKPSFLRSKSPDDHWCKEMLDGRGSSSEPQSKKEKKRKSGKKEKRDKKKEKDAKKSKHRHHKSRRRE
- the LOC117845397 gene encoding uncharacterized protein → MYSLQFQFDKATISRSTYLENKEEIMETFHSKVQPTLALVFTLFLVGCLYLHADAVTHHGGVSLRSQEEALFQWKSTLRSSVALDSWRQGMSPCSSNWTGIACSTVHRGNRKSLVVTRISLKNSSINGQIGELNFSALPFLTYIDLSFNSLHGEIPPSVTSLNALSYLDLSVNSLTGQIPENLGNLTRLSMLILSSNHLSGFIPYSVGNLINLFWLDLSDNRLSGGIPVSLANLTELNSVYLLNNEISGFLPQEIGLLLNLSTLVLFGNQMSGPVPSSLGNLTNLFNLDLFDNQFVGSIPEELGTLVGINTVHLSLNQLSGSIPATLANLTSITTLTLFGNMLSGPLPRELANLTHLVTLYLSNNSLTGELPSGFCKGGKLQWFNVGDNLFTGTIPKSLQTCNSLKQLGLSFNHLMGDISNLGPYPHLIEVGLRRNNLSGQLSKTWALSINLTKMIISENMISGSLPLELSNLVNLVALSLHTNNLTGNIPPELGNLGNMYSLNLSRNQFSGHIPSELGRMRNLQFLDISHNKFSGSIPEELGSCTKLQCLMIDHNNLSGYLPLAIGNLENLQIVLDLSSNKLTGELPAQLGNLGMLEFLNLSHNQFNGSIPSSFGRMISLSTLDVSYNNLEGPVPEGRLFLDASITWFVHNKGLCGNISGLPTCPPAPIVEYHKRRIHSFVLAISIPVCIAVIIIIFIIVIIIPKRKRPQKTTATDTRDVLSVWNFDGKLAFEDISRATENFSDRYIVGSGGYGTVYKAQLQEGRLVAVKRLHQTEEAMSDEKRFLSEIKVLTKIRHRSIVKMYGFCSHPRYKFLVYDYIERGNLHVILGNEELAKDLDWQKRVAVARDVAQAIYYLHHECDPPIIHRDITSNNIVLDADFNAYVSDFGIARMLKPDSSNWSELAGTYGYIAPELSYTSVVTTKCDVYSFGVVVLEIVMGRYPMELQSLAATGQHQELAMEDMLDKRPLTPTVVEKKEVAVLVEVAFACLQTSPQFRPEMRDVYQKLALHKPPPPLASPSHAPTPEEKREV